A part of Hydrogenobacter sp. T-8 genomic DNA contains:
- the lepB gene encoding signal peptidase I — translation MQAVPKWIRELIVVIIVVLFIRAFLLQAYNIPSGSMKPTLLVGDFILVNKLVYRLSEPQRGDIVVFRWPVNPQIDFIKRIIGMPGDTLEIKGERVFINGQELPLRFVEEVLEDGNLKLIYEETLPNGVKHKIALYQSPLIQRKDVYYAKIPEGYYFVMGDNRDNSEDSRYWGLLPRENIVGKAFVVYFSGDIPPLDSTDVSILTGFKQLFLALLNPRFERIGKPLIW, via the coding sequence GTGCAGGCAGTTCCTAAATGGATTAGAGAGCTCATAGTAGTCATAATAGTGGTTCTTTTTATAAGGGCTTTTCTTCTACAGGCTTACAACATACCTTCTGGCTCTATGAAACCCACCCTTCTTGTGGGTGATTTTATACTGGTCAACAAGTTGGTTTACAGGCTTTCTGAACCTCAGAGAGGGGATATAGTAGTTTTCAGGTGGCCAGTAAACCCGCAGATAGACTTCATAAAGAGGATAATAGGTATGCCTGGCGACACTCTTGAAATAAAGGGTGAAAGGGTATTTATAAACGGTCAAGAATTACCTTTGAGGTTTGTGGAAGAGGTTTTGGAGGATGGAAACCTAAAGCTCATCTATGAAGAAACACTTCCCAATGGGGTAAAGCACAAAATAGCCCTATATCAAAGCCCTTTAATACAAAGAAAAGATGTTTATTATGCTAAGATACCCGAAGGATACTACTTTGTAATGGGAGATAACAGAGACAATAGCGAAGACAGCAGATACTGGGGGCTTTTGCCAAGAGAGAACATAGTAGGGAAGGCTTTTGTGGTTTACTTTTCTGGAGATATACCTCCCCTTGATAGCACAGATGTAAGCATACTTACTGGTTTTAAACAGCTTTTTCTTGCCCTGCTGAACCCGAGATTTGAAAGGATAGGCAAGCCTCTTATATGGTGA
- the mobA gene encoding molybdenum cofactor guanylyltransferase MobA codes for MIECFVLAGGLSRRFGEDKLLYQIGGKRVIEHTLEALRSICGRLCLVVKDEKKFSFLKEVEILKDTLEKQFALAGVYTALENLRVDKALIVAGDMPLIKKEVVSLLLEKAKPPITFFNIDGRLYPLFAVYYKQVLPELKLYIESGGERVLDFVKKFPYKEVTEREVLEYDPMLLSFLNMNTRADADYIVKVIGYSDTYEMSYIRKYDEKDAKG; via the coding sequence ATGATAGAATGCTTTGTGCTTGCAGGCGGTCTTAGTAGGCGATTCGGTGAAGACAAACTTCTCTATCAGATAGGCGGAAAGAGAGTTATAGAGCATACCCTTGAAGCCTTAAGGAGCATATGTGGAAGACTGTGTCTTGTGGTAAAGGATGAAAAAAAGTTTTCCTTTCTAAAGGAAGTAGAAATTCTAAAAGATACACTTGAAAAACAATTTGCTCTTGCAGGTGTTTATACAGCGTTGGAAAACTTAAGAGTAGATAAAGCCCTTATCGTAGCTGGGGACATGCCACTCATAAAGAAAGAAGTAGTAAGTCTTCTGTTAGAAAAGGCGAAGCCACCTATAACCTTCTTTAATATAGACGGAAGGCTCTATCCGCTTTTTGCAGTTTATTACAAACAGGTTTTGCCAGAGCTAAAGCTATATATTGAATCGGGTGGTGAAAGGGTCTTAGACTTTGTAAAAAAGTTTCCATATAAGGAAGTTACCGAAAGGGAAGTTTTAGAATATGACCCTATGCTTTTGTCCTTTCTGAACATGAACACAAGGGCGGATGCTGACTATATAGTAAAAGTTATAGGCTACTCAGATACATACGAGATGTCTTATATTAGAAAGTATGATGAGAAAGACGCTAAAGGTTGA
- the rpsD gene encoding 30S ribosomal protein S4: MGRYIGPQVRIDRKLGVVVSGKKSAPKILARRNFPPGQHGRVKGRRKKLTEYGIRLMEKQKLKFLYGGLREKQFKRYFDEASRSKGNTGQVLLQLLERRLDNVVYRLGFASTRRQARQWIVHGHFLVNGRKVDIPSYRVEVGDIIELKPSSRDIPQVLENLENTDPRSVPPWLELDKDNYRGKVIDLPKDIQLEVPVNLQYIIEFYSRV, translated from the coding sequence ATGGGTAGGTATATAGGACCTCAGGTAAGGATTGACAGAAAGCTCGGTGTAGTTGTCTCGGGCAAAAAGAGTGCACCAAAAATTTTAGCCAGGAGAAACTTCCCACCCGGTCAGCATGGAAGGGTAAAGGGTAGAAGGAAGAAACTGACTGAATACGGCATAAGGCTTATGGAAAAGCAAAAGCTCAAGTTCCTCTACGGCGGTTTGAGGGAAAAACAGTTTAAAAGATACTTTGATGAAGCCTCCCGCTCCAAGGGCAACACTGGACAGGTTCTTCTCCAACTCTTGGAAAGAAGACTTGATAATGTGGTCTACAGGCTTGGTTTTGCCAGCACCAGAAGACAGGCAAGGCAGTGGATTGTGCACGGGCACTTTTTGGTAAACGGCAGAAAGGTGGACATACCCTCCTACAGGGTAGAAGTAGGAGATATAATAGAGCTAAAACCCTCTTCCAGAGACATACCCCAGGTCTTGGAAAACTTAGAAAACACAGACCCCAGAAGTGTTCCCCCTTGGCTTGAGCTGGATAAGGACAACTACAGAGGAAAAGTTATAGACCTTCCAAAGGACATACAACTGGAGGTGCCAGTGAACCTTCAGTATATCATAGAGTTCTACTCAAGGGTCTAA
- the rlmN gene encoding 23S rRNA (adenine(2503)-C(2))-methyltransferase RlmN, with product MWLLSSLNLRELTDILIGLGLEPYRASQILDWVYKKFETDFQNMTNLSKAHRSLLSEHFKVHTLELVSKVPAEDSVKYIFRTEDGHLIETVLIFERDHLTLCVSSQVGCAVGCRFCATAKDGLLRNLTTSEIIDQYLLVQKETPNRIRNVVFMGMGEPLANYEAVRKAVEIMISPWGIDLSKRRVSISTSGLVAQIRRMAQDPLMRELNLAVSINAPSQKLRETLMPISKTNSLEEILKALIEFPYPPDRRIMLEYVLIKNLNDSPKQAEALAKLIAPYKRKFKVNLIPYNPDPSIPFERPSMEGVYAFQEVLRKYNISTFIRLSKGIEVFGACGQLRSKRLELMVK from the coding sequence ATGTGGTTACTATCCTCTCTTAATTTAAGGGAGCTAACGGACATACTCATAGGGCTTGGTCTTGAACCCTATAGGGCGAGCCAGATCCTTGACTGGGTTTACAAGAAGTTTGAAACAGACTTCCAGAATATGACAAACCTCTCAAAGGCACACAGGAGTTTGCTTTCTGAACATTTCAAGGTTCATACTCTTGAGCTTGTCAGTAAAGTGCCTGCGGAAGACTCGGTAAAGTATATATTCAGAACCGAAGATGGACATCTAATAGAAACGGTCCTTATATTTGAGAGAGACCATCTAACCTTGTGTGTATCCTCTCAGGTAGGCTGTGCGGTAGGGTGCAGGTTTTGTGCCACTGCAAAGGATGGGCTTTTGAGAAACCTAACAACCTCTGAGATAATTGACCAGTATCTCCTCGTGCAGAAAGAAACACCCAATAGGATAAGGAACGTGGTCTTTATGGGTATGGGGGAACCTTTGGCAAACTACGAAGCGGTCAGAAAGGCTGTGGAGATAATGATAAGCCCATGGGGTATAGACCTCTCCAAGAGAAGGGTCAGCATATCCACAAGCGGTCTTGTAGCTCAGATAAGAAGAATGGCACAGGACCCTCTCATGAGAGAGCTAAACCTTGCGGTTTCCATAAACGCACCCTCTCAAAAACTTAGAGAAACCCTTATGCCCATAAGCAAAACCAACAGCCTTGAAGAAATCCTTAAGGCTCTTATAGAATTTCCCTATCCACCTGACAGAAGGATAATGCTTGAATATGTTTTGATAAAGAACCTTAATGACTCACCCAAACAGGCGGAAGCCTTAGCCAAACTCATAGCACCCTATAAGAGGAAATTTAAGGTAAACCTCATACCCTACAATCCAGACCCATCTATCCCCTTTGAAAGACCCTCCATGGAGGGCGTATATGCTTTCCAAGAAGTGCTAAGGAAATACAACATATCCACCTTTATAAGACTGAGCAAGGGTATTGAGGTTTTCGGAGCTTGCGGACAACTAAGGAGCAAAAGGCTTGAGCTTATGGTAAAATAG
- a CDS encoding DNA-directed RNA polymerase subunit alpha, which translates to MLREFLFPSKVYWEERTRTYGRFVMEPLERGFGITVGNSLRRTLLSSIQGVALTAVKIYGVYHEFSAVDGVQEDTLEIIANLKKVRFKLHNSDVEVLYLKKKGEGVVYAKDISVPPSVEVVNPDQKILTITDPNKEINIELRIEKGFGYVPTEEMEVLGEVGWILVDADFSPVRQVAFRVEKTRVEKRSDYDRLIMEVYTDGTKTPEEVIKEAVDLIIKNFTPLENISFEVPVIEEPVSVVEEFVEKLSLPIEELDVSQRALNSIKRMGISTIGDLVKLTEEDLKGTKNVGRKAINEIKEALKQMGLYLGMDIESRR; encoded by the coding sequence ATGCTTAGAGAGTTTCTTTTCCCCTCAAAGGTTTATTGGGAAGAAAGGACAAGGACATATGGGCGATTTGTGATGGAACCTCTGGAGAGGGGTTTCGGTATAACTGTAGGAAACTCCCTCAGAAGAACGCTCCTGTCCTCCATACAGGGAGTTGCCCTAACTGCGGTAAAGATATACGGTGTTTATCACGAGTTTTCAGCGGTTGATGGTGTCCAAGAGGATACCCTTGAAATAATAGCAAACCTCAAAAAAGTTAGGTTTAAGCTCCACAATTCTGATGTGGAGGTGCTTTATCTCAAAAAGAAAGGCGAAGGTGTTGTCTACGCAAAGGATATAAGCGTTCCTCCCAGCGTGGAAGTGGTAAACCCTGACCAGAAGATACTTACCATTACGGACCCCAATAAGGAAATAAACATAGAGTTAAGGATAGAAAAGGGTTTTGGATATGTGCCTACGGAGGAAATGGAAGTCCTTGGGGAGGTAGGATGGATACTGGTGGATGCGGATTTCTCACCGGTTCGTCAAGTGGCCTTCAGAGTGGAAAAGACAAGGGTGGAGAAAAGAAGCGATTACGATAGGCTTATAATGGAAGTCTACACAGATGGCACAAAAACCCCAGAAGAGGTCATAAAGGAAGCGGTTGATCTAATAATTAAAAACTTTACTCCCCTCGAAAACATATCCTTTGAGGTGCCAGTCATAGAGGAGCCAGTGTCAGTGGTTGAGGAGTTTGTGGAAAAGCTAAGCCTTCCCATAGAGGAACTGGATGTATCCCAGCGAGCTCTCAATTCAATAAAGAGGATGGGTATATCTACCATAGGAGACCTTGTAAAGCTCACAGAGGAAGACCTCAAAGGGACAAAGAACGTGGGTAGGAAAGCCATCAATGAGATAAAGGAAGCTCTCAAACAGATGGGGCTTTACCTGGGTATGGACATAGAAAGTAGGAGGTAA
- a CDS encoding cytochrome c1, with product MIKAVFFTVTTVLFFYIIWINNIFAHREHYEMPAQHAKIADDVKSYAKEGKQLFEQNCQACHSVRYDAVYLSSVQANPKLKTLQEKYGKVLPRDVYEAVFHEDLMALKESFGKVPPDLSTMYLVKGKEYLYNFILEPQKVLPGTSMPPVMAGRPEETAKIIAYLKSVAEPSPEEKNKRVLMGVGTLAYLIVMGVLLWVWRDKILKRMGLH from the coding sequence ATGATTAAGGCTGTTTTCTTTACGGTTACCACAGTGCTTTTCTTTTACATAATATGGATAAACAACATATTTGCCCATCGTGAGCATTACGAAATGCCTGCTCAGCACGCAAAGATAGCGGATGATGTAAAGAGCTACGCAAAAGAGGGCAAACAGCTCTTTGAGCAAAACTGTCAGGCATGCCACTCTGTCAGGTATGATGCGGTATATCTAAGCTCTGTGCAAGCGAACCCAAAACTGAAAACCCTTCAGGAGAAGTATGGGAAGGTGCTTCCAAGGGATGTGTATGAGGCGGTATTTCATGAAGACCTCATGGCTTTGAAAGAGTCCTTTGGTAAAGTTCCACCAGACCTCTCCACTATGTATCTTGTTAAAGGCAAAGAGTACCTTTATAACTTCATTCTTGAGCCTCAAAAGGTCCTGCCAGGCACCTCCATGCCACCAGTTATGGCAGGAAGACCTGAAGAGACAGCAAAGATAATAGCTTACCTTAAATCTGTGGCTGAGCCTTCTCCGGAAGAGAAAAACAAGAGAGTTCTTATGGGCGTAGGAACTTTAGCCTACCTTATAGTTATGGGTGTTCTTCTCTGGGTATGGAGGGATAAAATACTCAAGAGGATGGGCTTGCACTAA
- the petA gene encoding ubiquinol-cytochrome c reductase iron-sulfur subunit — METSRRDLMGLAIGGLGVVGVLGVLYPIVKTLAPSAASLAGAMMEVDVASIPEGQVRVVSWKGKPVFVVKLPQGFQWTGKAKEDKNAKLLQGQDAYALIAVCTHLGCVPLWKPQGEAEFNYPVFHCPCHGGFYSPWGDNIAGPPPRPLHVPPQKRDGSKLVIGEPGFVKELT; from the coding sequence ATGGAAACCTCAAGAAGGGACCTCATGGGTCTCGCCATAGGCGGTTTAGGAGTAGTAGGAGTCCTCGGGGTTCTATATCCAATTGTTAAGACCCTTGCACCAAGCGCTGCCTCCCTTGCGGGTGCTATGATGGAGGTGGACGTAGCCTCAATTCCTGAGGGGCAGGTAAGGGTTGTCTCATGGAAAGGCAAACCTGTCTTTGTGGTCAAACTTCCTCAGGGCTTCCAATGGACCGGCAAGGCAAAGGAAGACAAAAACGCCAAGCTACTTCAAGGTCAGGATGCCTACGCCTTAATAGCGGTTTGCACCCATCTTGGCTGTGTCCCTCTTTGGAAACCTCAGGGTGAGGCGGAGTTTAACTATCCCGTTTTCCACTGCCCCTGTCATGGTGGTTTTTATTCTCCATGGGGTGATAACATAGCTGGACCTCCTCCAAGACCTCTACACGTGCCTCCACAAAAGAGAGATGGTAGTAAGTTAGTAATAGGTGAACCAGGGTTTGTTAAAGAACTCACATAA
- a CDS encoding TlyA family RNA methyltransferase, with translation MRLDQYLVEKGYVSSREKAQAIIMAGLVYVDGKPITKPGTKIKEGQIIEVKELPKYVSRGGYKLEWAIQRFGLDVKGMTALDVGSSTGGFTQCLLMHGAKKVYAVDVGRGQMDPKLRSDPRVVLYEKTDARELTEKHIPEPVDLIVMDVSFISATKLIPYVVKFLKEEGLLIVLVKPQFEVGPEKVKKGIVREQEERKWAVLKVAEFLISLGFNVAKVIKSKPKGTKGNEEFFILSGKHLKALENLEEAVEGAIKEVV, from the coding sequence TTGAGGCTTGACCAGTATCTGGTTGAAAAGGGTTATGTCTCTAGTAGAGAAAAGGCTCAAGCCATAATAATGGCAGGGCTTGTGTATGTAGATGGCAAACCTATTACAAAGCCAGGGACGAAAATAAAAGAGGGGCAAATTATAGAGGTTAAAGAGCTTCCTAAATATGTATCCAGAGGTGGTTATAAGTTAGAATGGGCTATCCAAAGGTTTGGACTTGATGTGAAAGGTATGACCGCACTTGATGTAGGGTCTTCTACAGGTGGTTTTACTCAGTGCCTTCTTATGCATGGTGCTAAAAAGGTATACGCGGTGGATGTGGGTCGCGGTCAAATGGACCCAAAGCTCAGGTCAGACCCAAGGGTTGTGCTCTATGAAAAGACCGACGCAAGAGAGCTTACAGAAAAGCATATACCAGAACCCGTAGACCTCATTGTGATGGATGTATCTTTCATCTCTGCAACAAAGCTAATTCCATATGTGGTAAAATTCCTTAAGGAGGAAGGGCTTTTGATAGTGTTGGTAAAGCCACAGTTTGAGGTAGGTCCAGAGAAGGTAAAAAAGGGAATAGTTAGAGAGCAAGAGGAAAGAAAGTGGGCTGTGCTAAAGGTAGCGGAGTTTCTAATTTCCTTAGGTTTTAATGTGGCTAAGGTAATAAAGTCAAAACCAAAGGGAACAAAGGGCAACGAGGAGTTTTTCATTCTCTCAGGCAAGCATCTTAAAGCCTTGGAAAATTTAGAGGAGGCTGTGGAAGGTGCAATCAAGGAAGTTGTTTGA
- a CDS encoding heavy-metal-associated domain-containing protein, producing the protein MMRKTLKVEGMTCLHCVERVKKAIYSIEGVSHVEVSLEEGRVQVYMEKEIPFHVLKSAVEEWGYRVVGEV; encoded by the coding sequence ATGATGAGAAAGACGCTAAAGGTTGAAGGTATGACCTGCCTCCACTGCGTGGAGAGGGTAAAGAAGGCAATATACTCCATTGAAGGTGTCTCCCATGTTGAGGTGAGTCTTGAAGAGGGTAGAGTGCAGGTCTATATGGAAAAGGAAATACCTTTTCATGTCCTTAAGTCCGCAGTGGAAGAGTGGGGCTATAGAGTGGTTGGTGAAGTTTGA
- a CDS encoding endonuclease III domain-containing protein, which translates to MKLLRLYELLLDLYGFQGWWPVDAYYHNLMGTDPRDEVIIGAVLTQNTSWKNVEKSLENLKREGELSLEFVRKVNLEGLKELIRPSGFYNQKAIRLKTVAEFINPTDRVKTLSREELLRVKGIGPETADAILLYAGERLSFVIDKYTQRFIKRFMNLEGDYHRLKNFFESNLPQDLGVYKEFHALIDEHAKRYCRSTPLCGECPLNSLCISASPSS; encoded by the coding sequence ATGAAGTTGCTGAGGTTATACGAGCTTTTACTTGACCTTTACGGCTTTCAGGGGTGGTGGCCAGTGGATGCTTACTACCATAACCTAATGGGCACAGACCCCAGAGATGAGGTCATAATAGGTGCTGTGCTTACTCAAAATACAAGCTGGAAAAATGTAGAAAAATCCTTAGAGAACCTAAAAAGAGAAGGTGAATTATCTCTTGAATTTGTCAGAAAGGTCAATTTGGAAGGGCTGAAGGAACTTATTAGACCCTCTGGCTTTTACAATCAGAAGGCTATTAGATTAAAAACAGTGGCTGAGTTTATAAACCCTACGGACAGGGTAAAAACCCTATCAAGAGAAGAACTATTAAGAGTCAAAGGCATAGGACCCGAAACCGCAGATGCTATACTTTTGTATGCTGGTGAAAGGCTCAGCTTTGTTATAGATAAATACACGCAGAGGTTTATTAAAAGGTTTATGAACCTTGAGGGAGACTACCACAGGCTAAAGAATTTCTTTGAATCAAACCTACCTCAAGATCTTGGAGTTTATAAGGAATTCCATGCCCTCATAGACGAGCATGCAAAAAGGTATTGCAGGAGCACCCCCCTATGTGGGGAGTGTCCTTTGAATAGCCTTTGTATTAGTGCAAGCCCATCCTCTTGA
- a CDS encoding YggT family protein: MIKGILSLFINLLILLVFIHAIGSWIPKVRESKLYEVLDSLISPLLNPIRRVLPPTGGFDFSPLVLLFILYFIKHLFRL; the protein is encoded by the coding sequence ATGATAAAGGGAATTTTATCCCTCTTCATAAACTTGCTTATACTCTTGGTTTTTATCCATGCCATAGGCTCATGGATACCCAAAGTTAGGGAAAGTAAGTTATACGAGGTGTTAGACAGCCTTATATCACCCCTTCTTAACCCTATAAGAAGAGTTCTTCCACCCACTGGCGGGTTTGACTTTTCTCCTCTTGTCCTTCTTTTTATACTCTACTTCATAAAGCATCTTTTTAGGCTTTGA
- a CDS encoding lytic transglycosylase domain-containing protein: MKKGILFLGLLSTVLSSCTPIVRQAVMPKADNQVSLVQKGSFYFTEEEEKFIREEAKALGIPIPDREEIRRFMDYYLSNRRFFELTLQRANYYMPLIKPIVRKHGLPEELALLPVIESAFNNFAVSRSGAAGLWQFIPSTARRYGLRVDQFVDERFDVLKATDAAMRYLKDLYSMFGNWELALASYNCGENCVARRTGGIDFWATQRFLPEETRNYVPAFFAVLLLARDPEKYGLSVKVEGLSVDRKLVERDTAVEEVLSEKNVRENIFRDLNPHIRTGIIPAGTYVYIPREHNMEERVERLPNGAKLIIRE; this comes from the coding sequence ATGAAAAAGGGGATATTATTTTTGGGGCTATTATCAACGGTTTTAAGCTCTTGCACTCCTATCGTAAGACAAGCGGTAATGCCTAAGGCGGACAACCAAGTAAGCCTTGTGCAGAAAGGGAGTTTTTACTTTACAGAAGAGGAAGAGAAGTTCATAAGGGAGGAGGCAAAAGCTCTTGGTATACCTATACCAGATAGAGAGGAGATAAGGAGGTTTATGGATTACTATCTTAGCAATAGGAGGTTTTTTGAGCTTACTCTACAAAGAGCAAACTACTATATGCCCCTAATAAAACCAATAGTGCGGAAACACGGTCTTCCTGAGGAGCTTGCCCTCTTGCCTGTTATAGAGAGTGCCTTTAACAACTTCGCAGTATCAAGGTCTGGTGCAGCAGGGCTTTGGCAGTTTATTCCCTCTACCGCAAGAAGGTATGGTCTCAGAGTTGACCAGTTTGTGGATGAGAGGTTTGATGTCCTTAAGGCTACAGACGCAGCCATGAGATATCTAAAAGACCTATACAGCATGTTTGGAAACTGGGAGCTTGCCCTTGCCAGCTATAACTGTGGCGAAAACTGTGTAGCAAGAAGGACAGGTGGTATAGACTTCTGGGCAACGCAGAGGTTCTTGCCAGAGGAGACGAGAAACTATGTCCCTGCCTTTTTTGCAGTATTACTTCTTGCAAGAGACCCTGAAAAATACGGATTATCTGTTAAGGTTGAAGGACTAAGTGTAGACAGAAAGCTTGTGGAAAGAGATACTGCGGTTGAGGAGGTCCTTAGCGAGAAAAACGTAAGAGAAAACATCTTCAGGGACCTAAATCCTCATATAAGAACTGGGATCATACCTGCAGGCACCTATGTTTACATACCAAGAGAGCATAACATGGAAGAGAGGGTTGAAAGACTTCCAAACGGTGCAAAACTTATAATAAGGGAATGA
- the rplQ gene encoding 50S ribosomal protein L17 — protein sequence MRHRVKKKHFDRTKEQRLALYRSLARALIMEERIETSLQRAKAVRPFVERLINLGKKGDLSSRRLALSLLPDRKVVKRLFEEIAPRFENRNGGYTRIIKLPERRRGDGCELAILELVE from the coding sequence ATGAGGCACAGGGTTAAGAAAAAGCACTTTGACAGGACAAAGGAACAAAGGCTTGCTCTATACAGATCCCTTGCCAGAGCCCTCATAATGGAAGAGAGGATAGAGACTTCCCTTCAGAGGGCTAAGGCGGTAAGACCTTTTGTAGAAAGGCTCATAAACCTTGGTAAGAAGGGAGATCTATCCTCCAGAAGGCTCGCCCTGTCTCTCTTACCTGATAGAAAGGTAGTCAAAAGGCTTTTTGAAGAGATAGCTCCTAGGTTTGAAAATAGGAATGGAGGCTATACGCGTATCATAAAATTGCCCGAAAGAAGAAGGGGTGACGGGTGCGAGCTTGCTATCCTTGAGCTTGTGGAATGA
- a CDS encoding cytochrome b yields the protein MLGRIGRWIDERAHLSELWQAQMVDYKVPKNLTFPYAFGIMAIVAFAIQIISGIFLTMYYQPNVHTAFDSANYTIMKEVPFMWLIRHVHAAGANFFLAIVYLHIFTGIYYNAYKKPRELTWIVGWVIYFVLLVTALTGYLLPWGQLSYWGMVVTAEIPTSIDSAPLIGSLKIGETISIWMKGGYEIGQITLGRFFGLHIWLLPLILLLLVSVHLYLVRAAGISNPEGREIDKKKEGVPFHPYMTLKEGAYVMGYLAVFFFFVFFYMHHFLPPDNYDPADPFKTPAHIAPEWYLLAYYTIFRSIPDKFLGFVAFNLTLVFLLILPFLDFSPLKSARNRPLFFIMFIVLVISSMALTILGTMPPTPTNAMLGLVFTAGLFAFFLSLPIISIIEWGWYKARGGEKQ from the coding sequence ATGCTTGGAAGGATTGGCAGATGGATCGATGAGAGGGCACATCTTTCTGAGTTATGGCAGGCTCAGATGGTGGACTATAAAGTCCCCAAGAACCTTACATTCCCCTATGCCTTTGGTATAATGGCAATTGTTGCCTTTGCCATTCAGATAATCTCTGGTATATTCCTCACCATGTATTATCAACCAAATGTCCATACCGCCTTTGACAGTGCCAACTATACCATAATGAAGGAAGTTCCCTTCATGTGGCTCATAAGGCACGTGCACGCAGCGGGGGCGAACTTCTTCCTTGCGATAGTATACCTTCATATATTCACCGGCATATACTACAACGCTTACAAAAAGCCAAGAGAGCTAACCTGGATAGTGGGATGGGTCATATACTTTGTCCTTCTTGTAACCGCTCTTACAGGATATCTCTTGCCTTGGGGACAGCTCTCCTATTGGGGCATGGTGGTCACAGCAGAAATACCTACATCCATAGATTCTGCACCTTTGATAGGTAGCTTAAAGATAGGGGAAACTATTTCCATATGGATGAAGGGCGGATATGAAATAGGACAGATAACTCTTGGAAGGTTCTTTGGTCTTCACATATGGCTTTTGCCACTTATACTTCTGCTTCTTGTGAGCGTTCACCTCTACTTGGTGCGTGCTGCGGGCATATCCAACCCAGAGGGAAGAGAGATAGACAAGAAAAAAGAAGGAGTGCCTTTCCACCCCTACATGACCCTTAAGGAGGGTGCTTATGTAATGGGATATCTTGCAGTGTTTTTCTTCTTTGTCTTTTTCTACATGCACCACTTTTTACCACCGGACAACTACGACCCTGCAGACCCCTTCAAGACACCAGCCCACATAGCCCCTGAGTGGTATCTGCTCGCCTACTACACCATATTTAGGTCCATACCAGACAAGTTCCTCGGTTTTGTAGCCTTTAACCTTACCCTTGTTTTCCTTCTTATACTGCCCTTCCTTGACTTCTCTCCTCTAAAAAGTGCAAGGAATAGACCTCTTTTCTTTATAATGTTTATAGTGCTTGTAATTTCTTCTATGGCTCTTACCATACTTGGCACTATGCCCCCCACACCCACTAACGCAATGCTTGGTCTTGTATTTACTGCCGGTCTTTTTGCCTTTTTCCTCTCCCTACCAATAATCTCCATCATAGAGTGGGGATGGTATAAAGCAAGAGGAGGTGAAAAGCAATGA